The Limisphaerales bacterium genome includes the window CACCTCGCGTCTGAGATCAGAAATCGCCACGGCATCATTGGCCATTTCTGGCGGGAGACGTTTCAGGGCGATTTCTTCACTCAACTCCTCATCACGCGCCAGCCAAACCTCGCCGCGTCCACCGCGACCGATGGGGCGAATGAGCCGATAACGCCGCGCCAACACTTCATCCACCTTAGCCTGGACGCTCGTTGGCGCTTGCAAGGCCAGCCAGCGATCGCCCACTTGGAGGGTTTGGCCGGGGCTCACGCCCAAGCGACCGCGCACGCCCATCCCATCCAGAAAAATACCGGCCGTTGTGCCGAGGTCTTCGATGAAGAGTTCGCCGTTTTGCAAATGCAAGCGCGCGTGCTCCGCCTCCGCGCCTCCGATGAGAATTGCCGACCCCGTTGCCGAGCCAATCGCGTGCACGCCTTCGCCGAGGAGGAATTCGGAAAGCACCACGCCATCCGCACCGGCTATCAGCACTTTGATCGCGTCCGTGGGCATCGCGGCATTTTGAAGAATGGCGGAGAGGGCGGGATTCGAACCCGCGTTACCCGTTATAGGTAAACCAGTTTAGCAAACTAGCGCATTCGACCACTCTGCCACCTCTCCGACCGGTTCGGCGAGGAACTTACCCCCCTTTGGTGAGTGAGTCAAACCCTCGCGCAAATTGGACATCGCCCGCCACCTGTGGCACATTAGGCAACTATGAAACAGCTACAACAAATCGACCCCAAATCCCTCATCATCGGCTTCCTCCTCTGCGCGGTAGTTTTCCTAACCCTCGGCCTCGCCCAAGCCGAAGTCGTCAAAGTCCGCATTATCGGCATCGACAAAGGAACCTTCGAAAGCTGGGATGCCGTCAAGGTAAGTAATTAAGATTACCCAAGATTAGCTCCGAGCTTGCCAACGCCAGTGGAGAGATTAAAACTAGGCGCGATGGATATTCTTTTGCCCGTCGTGCTATTTGTTGTCGGATTTATTCTTGGTGCCTTAATCATTTGGCAGCTCAAAAAGACCGAAGCCGATGCTGCCCGCCGTAGCGCGGAAGAGATCGAAGCCTCCTTTGGGCATTTATCCCGACAAGCCCTCTTCGAAAATCAACACCAATTTCTGGAGCTGGCCCAAAGTGAATTTGCCAAACTTCAAGTCGGTTCTGGACAACAGTTGGATCAAAAAAAAGAACTGATCGATTCAAGCCTTCAAACCATTCACCGCTCATTGAAGGATCTAGGTGAAAGCACTGCGGGGCTTCGTGAACAAATTCAATTATCACGAAACCGAATTGACAACCTCAACGAGACAACCGACCAATTGCGCCTCACCCTTTCCAACAGCCAAGCACGCGGCCAATGGGGCGAACGATTGGTGGAAGATATTTTGAGCTTACTCGGAATGATGGAAGGGAAAAATTATTCCAAACAATCCAAAGAAGGCGATGGCCGACCGGACTTCACGTTTAACCTGCCCAAGGAAAAGCGCTTGAACATGGATGTTAAATTCCCCATCACCCATTATGAAAAATACCTCGCCTCAAAAGATGAAACGATTCAAGCCGGCGAAAAGAAACAATTTCTCACTGATGTGCGCAATCACGTCAACGCCGTGGCTAAGCGTTCTTACATTGACCCCGCCGGCGGCACGGTTGATTTCGTCCTGCTTTTCATTCCCAACGAAAGTATATATAGCTTCATCAATCAGGAAGACCACGAGCTGATCGATTTCGCAATGAAAAAACAAATCGTGCTCTGCTCCCCACTTACGCTCTATGCCATCCTCTCGTTGATCCGCCAATCCGTCGCCAGCTTTGCTGTCGAGAGAAAAGCTGGTGACCTCCAGAAATTAGTGCAGGATTTCAGCATCCAATGGGAGAAATACAGCGAAAAAATTGATGCCTTGGGCAAGACTCTTTTCACTGTAAACAATCATTACGATCAACTCAAAACTACCCGCGCTAGCGCTCTCGAGCGCCCAATGCGAAAAATTTTGGATTTGAAACTAGAGCAGCAGGATGAAAGCCCGCCCGCGATCACTGGAAGCAATTCAGATTGAGACTTCAATTGTTTCGCAATTCTTCTCCAGGCAACTCCGGCCACGGCAATTCGCCTTCGGGTTTGGGGAGGTTGAAACGGTTGCTGAGGGGGAGTTCCTGTTCGGATTCACCTTCCTCTTCCAACATCCGAGCTGCCTCAGCGGCGGTTTTGCCTTGGTGCAAAATGGCCATCACTGCGGAATGAACACAATCCAACGCGCAAATAGCAAACCCTATCGTCGTGAAGATTGCTTCTTCACTCAGGCCGCACTCGGAATCGAAATACAACCGGCTCCGCGTCATCAGGAGGCCCCTGTCGAAGTCCATCTCGAGCCTACACATATTGTTACGCGGCCCGATTCGGACAATCAGTTCCGCGAGTGCCGCACGAGTGTCTTCCGGAATGCGCAGCGGATGATACGCCATCACCTGTAACGCCTCGTCCTCCACCTTCACAAAGGTGTTCCAAGCGCCTTCGTCAGTGGGCAAAACCGCCCAAGCAGCCTCATTTTCCGGATCGGCTTTGAACAACACTTCCGCCTCTTCGAACTGGTTCACGACTCTTTTAAATGTATCACTCATGGTTTTCCTTTTGTTGAATTAATTTCTATACGCACGATGGCATACTCGATGGGTCAAACACTGTCCCACCCGTGATTGCCCGAATACAATTATTATGGTATCGTCAAAGCCGTATGCGGATTTTTGCTTTTGTATTGGGGCTTGTTTTTGTGTGCTTGGGAATGGCAGCAGAGCGATTGCCGGAGGTGGTTCGGTTTAATCAGGACATCCGGCCGATCCTCTCGAATAACTGTTTTTTGTGCCATGGGCCCGACGAAGGACGACGCAAAGAGAAGCTGCGTTTGGACGTAGAAGCCGCAGCCAAAAAAGAAGTCATTGTCGCCGGCAAACTTTTGGAAAGTGAATTGTGGGCGCGGATTACGGCTACCGATGTGGAAGAACGAATGCCGCCGCTTAAGTCCAAGAAAAAACTGACGCCGCATCAAATCGCGCTTATCAAAAAGTGGATTGAACAAGGTGCAAAATACGAAGGCCATTGGGCTTTCATTGCGCCGAAGCCCCCTGCCCTTCCTCAGTTGAAACCCAAATGGGGTCACAACCCCATCGATCGTTTCACCGCTGCAAAACTCGAAGCCAACGGACTGGCCCCTTCACCTGAAGCCAAAAAAGAAATCCTCATTCGGCGTGTGACTTTTGATCTCACGGGCTTGCCGCCGTCATTGCCCGAGGTGGAAGTGTTTGTAAACGACAATAGCCCAAACGCTTATGAAAAAGTCGTCGACCGCCTACTTGGCTCCAAAGCATACGCCGAGCGGATGACGCTGCATTGGATGGACGTCGCCCGCTACGGTGACAGCAGTGTGCATCACGCTGACGGCCCACGCACGATGTGGCCTTGGCGCGATTGGGTGATTAATGCCTACGACACGAACAAGTCGTTCAAAGATTTTACCATCGAACAACTCGCCGGCGACTTGCTGCCGAATGCAACGGTGGCGCAGAAAGTCGCCACCGGTTTCAATCGCAACCACGGGACGACCGACGAAGGCGGGCTCATTGTCGAGGAGTATCGCGTGGAGTACGTGGTGGATCGCGTGAAGACCACCGGCAACGTCTGGCTCGGCCTCAGCGTGGAATGCGCCCAATGCCACAGCCATAAATACGATCCCATTTCCCACAAGGAATACTACCAATTTTTTGCATTCTTTAACAACAACGCCGACAGCGGCAAACAAAGTCGGGGAGGCAACGCGCCGCCGATGGTGAATGTGGTTTCTGATGAACAACAGAAACTGCGCGATGCCGCCCAAGCTCGCCTGAAAGCCGCCACCACAAAATTAGCTGCGCGAAAAAAGGCCGCGCAAGCGGACATCGAAAAATGGGCCATCACCGCCGCGCTCAAAAACCAAGAGCAACCGCCGGAACCGGATGGCCTCATCGCGCATTTGCCATTGGATCAATTCAAAAACAAAATCACAGCCGAATTAATTGGCAAGAAAACCGCTGCCAAATTAGAAGGCGACGCACTGGCGAGTGCAGGAAAATTCAGCGGCGGACTGCGCGTGATTAAGAATGGCTTCGTCAATGTGAAAGGCATCACGCCGCCGGAATGGAATGAGCCGTTCAGCTACGGCTGCTGGGTGAAGCCCGACGCGGCAAATGCCAATGGCGCGGTTTTCAGCAAAATGAATGAGGGCAACGCCTTTCGCGGTTTTGATATTTGGCTGCAACAAGGCGCGCCCGGGACGCATATCATCAACAACTGGCCCAACAACGCGGTGAAAGTTGTCGGCAAAGAAAAAACCAAAGCCAAACAATGGTCGCATATTTTTGTAACTTACGATGGCTCGGGTAAGGCGAGCGGCACACGGGTATATCTCAACGGCAAACGCCTCGAGCACAACATCGAGGCCGATGGCTTGAGTGGCACGATCCAAACACCCGTTGATTTCCGCATCGGCCGCCGGTCCAATTCAGCCCAAGCCAACAACATCGAGATCGATGACGTGCGCCTTTACGAACGCGCACTGACTGACGCCCAAGTCGCTACCTTAGCGGGCAACGACCCCATCGCGCCTATCCTCGCCATCCCGGCCGAAAA containing:
- the rmuC gene encoding DNA recombination protein RmuC, which produces MDILLPVVLFVVGFILGALIIWQLKKTEADAARRSAEEIEASFGHLSRQALFENQHQFLELAQSEFAKLQVGSGQQLDQKKELIDSSLQTIHRSLKDLGESTAGLREQIQLSRNRIDNLNETTDQLRLTLSNSQARGQWGERLVEDILSLLGMMEGKNYSKQSKEGDGRPDFTFNLPKEKRLNMDVKFPITHYEKYLASKDETIQAGEKKQFLTDVRNHVNAVAKRSYIDPAGGTVDFVLLFIPNESIYSFINQEDHELIDFAMKKQIVLCSPLTLYAILSLIRQSVASFAVERKAGDLQKLVQDFSIQWEKYSEKIDALGKTLFTVNNHYDQLKTTRASALERPMRKILDLKLEQQDESPPAITGSNSD
- a CDS encoding DUF1553 domain-containing protein encodes the protein MAAERLPEVVRFNQDIRPILSNNCFLCHGPDEGRRKEKLRLDVEAAAKKEVIVAGKLLESELWARITATDVEERMPPLKSKKKLTPHQIALIKKWIEQGAKYEGHWAFIAPKPPALPQLKPKWGHNPIDRFTAAKLEANGLAPSPEAKKEILIRRVTFDLTGLPPSLPEVEVFVNDNSPNAYEKVVDRLLGSKAYAERMTLHWMDVARYGDSSVHHADGPRTMWPWRDWVINAYDTNKSFKDFTIEQLAGDLLPNATVAQKVATGFNRNHGTTDEGGLIVEEYRVEYVVDRVKTTGNVWLGLSVECAQCHSHKYDPISHKEYYQFFAFFNNNADSGKQSRGGNAPPMVNVVSDEQQKLRDAAQARLKAATTKLAARKKAAQADIEKWAITAALKNQEQPPEPDGLIAHLPLDQFKNKITAELIGKKTAAKLEGDALASAGKFSGGLRVIKNGFVNVKGITPPEWNEPFSYGCWVKPDAANANGAVFSKMNEGNAFRGFDIWLQQGAPGTHIINNWPNNAVKVVGKEKTKAKQWSHIFVTYDGSGKASGTRVYLNGKRLEHNIEADGLSGTIQTPVDFRIGRRSNSAQANNIEIDDVRLYERALTDAQVATLAGNDPIAPILAIPAEKRNTKQQAALANHYLNSIDKEYKTLTTEKQKAQSDLSALSKSKITTMIMGDQGTIRPTYVLERGHYSHPRKDEVIKPGVPAFLPPLPKGAPQNRLGLAQWLTRPDHPLTARVAVNRYWSLLFGKGLVKTVSDLGTQGDWPSHPELLDWLATDFVKHGWDIKRTLKQIVMSATYRQSSRVTRELFAQDRSNALLARGPRFRLQGEFVRDNALAVSGLLVRNIGGPSVKPYQPPGLWNEVSLGGNVRFRQDKGESLYRRSMYTYWKRSAPAPTMTIFDAPTREKCLVERPRTNTPLQALATLNDPQFVEASRHLAERMMKEGGKSPKDRVAFGYRVVAARAPKALVSQILSSAFNEEFEHYKKNPEAATKLLAAGDSKRDESLNATEHAAWTIIASMLLNLDEVISRL